In one Aromatoleum aromaticum EbN1 genomic region, the following are encoded:
- the istB gene encoding IS21-like element ISAzo4 family helper ATPase IstB has product MLMQHSLQQLHALRLEGMARAFEEQLTQPAITALSFEERFAQLIDREILLRDGKRIDRLLKAARIKAAAACLEDVDYRAGRGLERSQIAALGTGQWIRHHQNCLITGPTGSGKTWLACALANAACRQGLAAYYVRLPRLFEELRIAHADGSFSRRLMQLARMDLIVIDDWGLAAPSAQERSDLLELLDDRVGTRSTVITSQLPIEHWHTYLGDPTFADAILDRVVHAAHKLALKGESMRRKEKA; this is encoded by the coding sequence ATGCTGATGCAACACAGCCTGCAACAACTGCATGCCCTGCGCCTGGAAGGCATGGCGCGCGCCTTCGAGGAGCAGCTCACCCAGCCCGCCATCACCGCGCTCAGCTTCGAGGAGCGCTTCGCCCAGCTCATCGATCGCGAGATCCTGCTGCGCGACGGCAAACGCATCGACCGGCTGCTCAAGGCAGCCCGCATCAAAGCCGCTGCAGCCTGCCTGGAGGACGTCGACTACCGCGCCGGGCGCGGGCTCGAGCGCAGCCAGATCGCCGCGCTCGGCACCGGGCAATGGATCCGCCATCACCAGAACTGCCTCATCACCGGGCCCACCGGCAGCGGCAAGACCTGGCTCGCCTGCGCGCTCGCCAATGCCGCGTGCCGGCAGGGCCTCGCGGCCTATTACGTGCGTCTGCCGCGGCTCTTCGAAGAGCTGCGCATCGCGCATGCCGACGGCAGCTTCAGCCGACGCCTCATGCAGCTCGCGCGCATGGATCTCATCGTCATCGACGATTGGGGCCTGGCCGCGCCGTCGGCGCAGGAGCGAAGCGACCTGCTGGAGCTGCTCGACGACCGCGTCGGCACGCGTTCGACCGTGATCACCAGCCAGCTGCCGATCGAGCACTGGCACACCTACCTGGGCGACCCGACCTTCGCCGATGCGATCCTCGATCGCGTCGTGCACGCCGCGCACAAGCTCGCCCTCAAGGGCGAGTCGATGAGAAGAAAGGAAAAGGCATGA
- the istB gene encoding IS21-like element ISAzo17 family helper ATPase IstB, with translation MNLQYERIQALCQTLSLPLTAQGYAAAAQQAATDQLAYSDFLEQLLRAEAAGRQSRKQSMLTRLAGFPAIKTLEDFDYGFASGLKRSQIEELASLAFVERAENVVLVGPSGVGKTHLAIALGYRATQAGIKTRFTTAADLLLTLVLAHERNQLKNVMQRAINAYRLLIVDEIGYLPMTREQANLFFQVIAARYERGSLIVTSNLSFGQWDSTFAQDATLTAALLDRLLHHAHIVPISGESYRLKHQRKAGMVQALAVAG, from the coding sequence ATGAACCTGCAATACGAACGGATCCAGGCGCTGTGCCAGACGCTGAGCCTGCCGCTCACCGCCCAAGGCTATGCCGCAGCGGCCCAGCAGGCGGCCACCGATCAACTGGCCTACAGCGACTTCCTCGAACAGTTGCTGCGGGCCGAGGCGGCCGGTCGTCAGAGCCGCAAGCAAAGCATGCTCACGCGCCTGGCGGGCTTCCCCGCGATCAAGACGCTGGAGGATTTCGACTATGGCTTTGCCAGCGGGCTCAAGCGCAGCCAGATCGAGGAGTTGGCCAGCCTCGCCTTCGTCGAGCGTGCCGAGAACGTTGTGCTGGTGGGCCCCAGCGGGGTGGGCAAGACCCATCTGGCCATCGCGCTGGGCTACCGCGCCACGCAGGCCGGCATCAAGACGCGCTTCACCACCGCCGCCGACCTGCTGCTGACGCTGGTCCTGGCGCATGAGCGCAACCAGCTCAAGAACGTGATGCAGCGGGCGATCAACGCCTACCGGCTGTTGATCGTCGACGAGATCGGCTACCTGCCGATGACGCGCGAGCAGGCCAACCTGTTCTTCCAGGTGATCGCGGCGCGCTACGAGCGGGGCAGCCTGATCGTGACCAGCAATCTGTCGTTCGGGCAGTGGGACAGCACCTTCGCCCAGGATGCGACGCTCACGGCGGCGCTACTGGATCGGCTGCTGCATCACGCGCACATCGTGCCGATCAGCGGCGAGAGCTACCGGCTGAAACACCAGCGCAAGGCCGGGATGGTGCAAGCGCTGGCGGTCGCCGGCTGA